One segment of Desulfovibrio sp. X2 DNA contains the following:
- the proC gene encoding pyrroline-5-carboxylate reductase: MASIGFIGTGNMGSAIIRGLAKSGHEIHGTDISRSKVEELARDCGLVPAAAPADVVAACTYIVLAVKPQHMQAMLGSVAPKLGAEKRLISIAAGLTSEKLRAWSGGVCPVVRVMPNTPALVGRGVTAVCFGEASGISEADRNVVREIFGAVGQVHELAEKDLDAFTAVVGSGPAYVFYFMEAMIESAVALGLPRDTATDMVKALFAGSCALAELDGRHLSILREMVTSPAGTTIQALMHMDRTGTRGHIIDAVGASYRRSLEFGK; the protein is encoded by the coding sequence ATGGCCAGCATCGGCTTCATCGGCACGGGGAACATGGGGTCGGCCATCATCCGGGGATTGGCCAAGTCCGGGCACGAGATCCACGGCACGGACATCAGCAGGAGCAAGGTGGAGGAACTCGCCCGCGACTGCGGGCTCGTTCCCGCCGCCGCTCCCGCGGACGTCGTCGCGGCCTGCACCTACATCGTTCTGGCCGTGAAGCCGCAGCACATGCAGGCCATGCTCGGCAGCGTCGCGCCGAAGCTCGGCGCGGAAAAGCGCCTCATCTCCATCGCGGCGGGGCTGACCTCCGAGAAGCTGCGTGCCTGGTCGGGCGGCGTCTGCCCCGTCGTGCGCGTCATGCCCAACACCCCTGCCCTGGTGGGCCGGGGCGTCACGGCCGTGTGCTTCGGAGAGGCCTCGGGAATCAGCGAGGCCGACCGGAACGTGGTGCGCGAGATATTCGGCGCCGTGGGGCAGGTGCACGAGCTGGCGGAGAAGGACCTCGACGCCTTCACCGCCGTGGTCGGCTCCGGCCCGGCCTATGTCTTCTACTTCATGGAAGCCATGATCGAGTCCGCCGTGGCCCTGGGGCTGCCCCGGGACACGGCCACGGACATGGTCAAGGCCCTGTTCGCCGGATCCTGCGCGCTGGCCGAGCTGGACGGGCGCCATCTCTCCATCCTGCGCGAGATGGTCACGAGCCCGGCGGGCACGACCATCCAGGCGCTGATGCACATGGACCGCACCGGCACGCGCGGACACATCATCGACGCCGTGGGCGCCTCCTACAGGCGCAGCCTCGAATTCGGCAAATAG